The Haloplanus sp. CK5-1 genome contains a region encoding:
- the trmY gene encoding tRNA (pseudouridine(54)-N(1))-methyltransferase TrmY — protein MRQFVVVGHDTPTTPEFTLDDLAGGAGRLDVLCRCVTSAFFLSHAIREDVRVHLVLADAFTVTFEGSDLRRLNPDERSTAALIRGALERRDDAIGHQAVESSPGVSIRRRGLEPTLDAVDGTVVHLHEAGTPVVDVDPPTDPVFVLSDHHDFTDGETTLLADRADLRLRLGPRALHADHAVTVTHNYLDTEGFRSY, from the coding sequence ATGCGCCAGTTCGTCGTCGTCGGGCACGACACCCCGACGACCCCCGAGTTCACCCTCGACGACCTCGCGGGCGGAGCCGGTCGCCTCGACGTCCTCTGTCGGTGTGTCACGTCGGCCTTCTTTCTCTCCCACGCCATCCGCGAGGACGTCCGCGTCCACCTCGTCCTCGCCGACGCGTTCACCGTCACGTTCGAGGGGAGCGACCTCCGCCGCCTGAACCCCGACGAGCGGAGCACGGCCGCGCTGATCCGGGGGGCGCTGGAGCGACGCGACGACGCCATCGGCCACCAGGCCGTCGAGTCGAGTCCGGGCGTCTCGATCCGACGCCGGGGGCTCGAACCGACGCTTGACGCCGTCGACGGCACGGTCGTCCACCTCCACGAGGCGGGGACGCCGGTCGTCGACGTCGACCCGCCGACCGACCCCGTCTTCGTCCTCTCGGACCACCACGACTTCACCGACGGGGAGACGACCCTGCTCGCCGACCGCGCCGACCTGCGTCTCCGCCTCGGCCCGCGAGCGCTCCACGCCGATCACGCCGTCACCGTCACCCACAACTACCTCGACACCGAGGGGTTCCGGTCGTACTGA
- a CDS encoding DUF4350 domain-containing protein, whose amino-acid sequence MSAPKSRLAVVFVVIVVVVVGGAAVAPYALGSGDGGDDPPAVENQQFHPDSALPDRTAEDGEVRMDSDASDKTVLVDVGHANGVSETDLEPLLSTLAENGHQIRFYRGERASLNESLRSADAFLVVSPRERFTGDELAGVQAFTDAGGRVLVMGDPPSVQATGGLLLGLGGLQETGPQTASLGSNYGIAYGSGYLYNMEENDNNFQSIYARPAGGSALTDGVDRVVMREAAPIRTGDATRVLVASRGTQLSTTRDTGQYAVVVRNGGVAAVGDTEFVTRENAHDADNEVLIGNLADFLVDGDKEPGAPAEPGSDRSTESGGDAPPEPPRTPRSTPAPA is encoded by the coding sequence ATGTCAGCGCCTAAGTCCAGACTCGCCGTGGTGTTCGTCGTGATCGTGGTCGTCGTCGTCGGCGGCGCGGCCGTCGCTCCGTACGCCCTCGGCTCGGGTGACGGTGGCGACGACCCGCCCGCCGTCGAGAACCAGCAGTTCCACCCCGATTCGGCCCTCCCCGACCGGACGGCAGAAGACGGCGAGGTCCGCATGGACAGCGACGCGAGCGACAAGACCGTCCTCGTCGACGTCGGGCACGCCAACGGCGTCTCGGAGACGGACCTCGAACCCCTCCTGTCGACGCTCGCCGAGAACGGACACCAGATCCGCTTCTACCGCGGCGAGCGGGCGAGCCTCAACGAGTCGCTCCGCTCCGCCGACGCGTTCCTCGTCGTCAGTCCCCGCGAGCGGTTCACGGGCGACGAACTCGCCGGCGTCCAGGCCTTCACCGATGCCGGCGGCCGCGTCCTCGTGATGGGCGACCCGCCCTCCGTCCAGGCGACGGGCGGCCTGCTTCTCGGCCTCGGCGGCCTCCAGGAGACCGGACCCCAGACGGCGTCGCTCGGGTCGAACTACGGCATCGCCTACGGATCGGGCTACCTCTACAACATGGAGGAGAACGACAACAACTTCCAGAGCATCTACGCCCGGCCCGCCGGCGGTTCCGCCCTCACCGACGGTGTCGACCGCGTCGTGATGCGCGAGGCCGCCCCGATCCGAACCGGGGACGCCACGCGGGTGCTCGTCGCCTCTCGGGGGACGCAGCTATCGACGACCCGCGACACCGGCCAGTACGCCGTGGTCGTCCGTAACGGCGGCGTGGCCGCGGTCGGCGACACCGAGTTCGTCACACGGGAGAACGCTCACGACGCCGACAACGAGGTGCTCATCGGCAACCTCGCCGACTTCCTCGTCGACGGCGACAAGGAGCCCGGCGCACCCGCCGAACCCGGCTCCGACCGGTCCACTGAGTCGGGTGGGGATGCCCCGCCCGAGCCCCCCCGAACCCCACGGTCGACGCCCGCCCCCGCCTGA
- the aceA gene encoding isocitrate lyase, with protein MTPDELDTDAYTRDVDNPAAEEFRERLADQQFVFAPGLYHALDARLAEMTGHDAVYMSGYSTVLGQFGFPDLEMVTMTEMVENAKRIAEATTLPVIADCDTGYGGIHNVRRAVREYEKAGVAAVHIEDQTTPKRCGHIAGKRIVPREDAEARFRAAVDAKQCDDTVIIARTDAYGSANGDWEEHLERGRIYADAGVDLVWPEMPDPSREDAVDYAETIHETHPDLNLAFNYSSSFAWSEEEDPLTFAELGDLGYKYIFITLFGLHSGAHAVYEDFEALAETDERAQFDLEDRYLGHPTESHHELSFVSEYQEVEAEFDPEARRRMAESAGFADDETDPISTDDETDPISTDDETDPISTGDETETPPANDD; from the coding sequence ATGACGCCCGACGAACTCGACACCGACGCGTACACTAGGGACGTCGACAACCCCGCGGCCGAGGAGTTCCGGGAGCGACTCGCCGACCAGCAGTTCGTCTTCGCGCCCGGACTCTACCACGCCCTCGACGCCCGCCTCGCCGAGATGACGGGCCACGACGCCGTCTACATGAGCGGCTACTCGACCGTCCTCGGCCAGTTCGGGTTCCCCGACCTGGAGATGGTGACGATGACCGAGATGGTCGAGAACGCCAAGCGCATCGCGGAGGCGACGACGCTCCCGGTGATCGCCGACTGCGACACGGGGTACGGTGGAATTCACAACGTCCGCCGGGCGGTTCGGGAGTACGAGAAGGCCGGCGTCGCCGCGGTCCACATCGAGGACCAGACGACGCCCAAGCGGTGTGGGCACATCGCGGGCAAACGGATCGTCCCCCGCGAGGACGCCGAGGCCCGGTTCCGGGCGGCGGTCGACGCCAAGCAGTGCGACGACACCGTGATCATCGCCCGCACCGACGCCTACGGCTCCGCCAACGGCGACTGGGAGGAACACCTCGAGCGCGGCCGGATCTACGCCGACGCCGGCGTCGACCTGGTGTGGCCCGAGATGCCCGACCCCTCCCGCGAGGACGCCGTCGACTACGCCGAGACCATCCACGAGACGCATCCGGATCTGAATCTGGCGTTCAACTACTCCTCCTCCTTTGCGTGGTCCGAGGAGGAGGACCCGCTGACGTTCGCGGAACTGGGTGACCTTGGCTACAAGTACATCTTCATCACCCTCTTCGGCCTCCACTCCGGGGCCCACGCCGTCTACGAGGACTTCGAGGCACTCGCCGAGACGGACGAACGGGCGCAGTTCGACCTCGAAGACCGGTATCTCGGGCACCCCACGGAGAGCCACCACGAGCTCTCCTTCGTGAGCGAGTATCAGGAGGTCGAAGCCGAGTTCGACCCCGAGGCCCGCCGCAGAATGGCGGAGTCCGCGGGGTTCGCCGACGACGAGACCGACCCCATCTCCACCGACGACGAGACCGACCCCATCTCCACCGACGACGAGACCGACCCCATCTCCACCGGCGACGAGACCGAGACACCGCCGGCGAACGACGACTGA
- a CDS encoding aldehyde ferredoxin oxidoreductase family protein → MSSPLRRDVIRVDLSVGAVTRDRVPTSWRRDFLGGKGLGARYLYDELDAGTDPLGPENRLCLLLGPLSGYLPGESRYAAITKSPLTGTFLDSYSGGSFADALAGALPDAFGLVIEGVADTPRTITVTDGTVRIEDATDLWGADAAETDAALEGSVACIGPAGENRVAYATVASDGGDHHAGRGGAGAVMGAKRLKAVAVRGDPPTPSEDLADLRDRYGAAYRDDDTGRWQAAGETVESVDFANEVGVLSTRGWQGGRFDDAGDIGIEAIRDAATGRENADDPVPGGFRVDTDDGESIPRGGALMSLGAGLGVDDAETVVRLASICDRLGMDAISAGNAVAWAMRADGVEPRSTSSRPEADDGLSFGDADDAATLLEAIATRSTDLGDRLADGVAHAGGRDAGGAVPTVKSMELPSYDPRGAAGMALAYATSDRGGCHRRARPVEREAFARDEWTDADRVATVVGAQNVRSTLWSLVVDDFAGETMWGDLGAEWLTAAGLDHDRESLATLGERVWTLVRLFNVREGFDRADDSLPDLFEEPLPDGPAAGRTVDREAFDAMLDAYYAARGWSPDGVPTVDTVDRLGLGDVVDSETPLGGAPAGDDRPGRSARDGVDRRHHNGHGRGS, encoded by the coding sequence ATGTCATCACCCCTCCGGCGCGACGTGATCCGGGTCGATCTCTCGGTGGGGGCCGTCACTCGCGACCGCGTCCCGACGTCGTGGCGGCGCGACTTTCTGGGGGGGAAGGGGCTCGGCGCTCGCTACCTCTACGACGAACTCGACGCCGGGACCGATCCACTCGGTCCGGAGAATCGGCTCTGTCTCCTTCTCGGCCCGCTCTCGGGCTACCTCCCCGGCGAGTCGCGCTACGCGGCGATCACCAAGTCGCCGCTGACCGGGACCTTTCTGGACTCCTACAGCGGCGGCTCCTTCGCCGACGCCCTCGCCGGCGCGCTCCCCGACGCGTTCGGGCTGGTGATCGAGGGGGTTGCCGACACCCCCCGGACGATCACCGTCACCGACGGTACGGTTCGAATCGAGGATGCGACCGATCTGTGGGGGGCCGACGCCGCCGAGACCGACGCCGCCTTGGAGGGGTCGGTCGCCTGCATCGGTCCGGCGGGCGAGAACCGGGTGGCGTACGCGACGGTCGCCTCCGACGGCGGCGACCACCACGCGGGCCGGGGCGGAGCCGGCGCGGTGATGGGCGCCAAACGGCTGAAGGCCGTCGCCGTCCGCGGCGACCCGCCGACGCCCTCCGAGGACCTGGCCGACCTCCGCGACCGCTACGGCGCCGCCTACCGCGACGACGACACCGGGCGGTGGCAGGCCGCCGGCGAGACCGTCGAGAGCGTCGACTTCGCCAACGAGGTGGGCGTCCTCTCGACCCGCGGGTGGCAGGGCGGCCGCTTCGACGACGCCGGCGACATCGGCATCGAGGCGATCCGTGACGCCGCGACCGGCCGGGAGAACGCCGACGACCCCGTTCCGGGGGGTTTTCGCGTCGACACCGACGACGGGGAGTCGATCCCCCGCGGCGGCGCGCTGATGTCGCTTGGCGCGGGCCTCGGCGTCGACGACGCCGAGACGGTGGTCCGTCTGGCTTCGATCTGTGACCGCCTCGGGATGGACGCCATCAGCGCCGGCAACGCGGTGGCGTGGGCGATGCGAGCGGACGGCGTGGAGCCACGCTCCACGAGCAGTCGGCCGGAGGCCGACGACGGCCTCTCGTTCGGCGACGCGGACGACGCCGCCACGCTCCTCGAAGCCATCGCCACCCGGTCGACCGACCTCGGGGACCGTCTCGCCGACGGCGTGGCACACGCCGGGGGGCGAGACGCCGGTGGAGCTGTCCCGACGGTGAAGTCGATGGAACTGCCGTCGTACGACCCCCGCGGAGCGGCGGGGATGGCGCTCGCCTACGCCACCAGCGACCGTGGGGGCTGTCACCGCCGCGCTCGGCCGGTCGAGCGCGAGGCGTTCGCCCGCGACGAGTGGACGGACGCCGACCGCGTCGCCACCGTGGTCGGCGCACAGAACGTCCGATCGACGCTCTGGAGCCTCGTCGTCGACGACTTCGCCGGCGAGACCATGTGGGGCGACCTCGGCGCAGAGTGGCTGACTGCAGCCGGACTCGACCACGACCGCGAGTCGCTGGCGACGCTCGGCGAACGCGTCTGGACGCTCGTGCGCCTGTTCAACGTCCGGGAGGGGTTCGACCGTGCCGACGACTCGCTCCCGGACCTGTTCGAGGAGCCACTCCCCGACGGCCCGGCCGCCGGACGGACCGTCGACCGCGAGGCGTTCGACGCCATGCTCGACGCCTACTACGCGGCCCGGGGCTGGTCCCCCGACGGCGTGCCGACCGTCGACACGGTCGACCGCCTCGGGTTGGGGGATGTCGTCGATAGCGAGACGCCACTCGGCGGCGCGCCGGCCGGGGACGACCGTCCCGGCCGGAGCGCCCGTGACGGTGTGGACCGACGTCACCACAACGGCCACGGCCGAGGGTCGTGA
- a CDS encoding ABC transporter ATP-binding protein, with protein sequence MVAAIEIDGLRKRYGDVTALDGVSLSVPEGSFFGLLGPNGAGKTTFINILVGLVRKSGGEARVFGHDVETDYRAARDRVGLAPQEFNVDRFFPIREVLEHKAGYHGIPRPEARRRADEALKQVGIYEKRDTRFDWLSGGMKRRFLIARALVTDPDLLILDEPTAGVDVQLRHDLWELITDLNEGGTTILLTTHYIEEAERLCDEVAILDQGRVVTVATPDDLMDRGTDRITVTFRDPIRSTPAIAAGNGQVEAVEVRDGRLVVSASQGGLVAPDLVRELDAAGYEIVDLDVSRTSLEEVFVELTRSDSSVAEEGTA encoded by the coding sequence ATGGTAGCCGCTATCGAAATCGACGGACTCAGGAAACGATACGGCGACGTGACGGCGCTGGACGGCGTTTCGCTTTCGGTCCCCGAGGGGAGTTTCTTCGGCCTGCTCGGTCCGAACGGCGCGGGAAAGACGACGTTCATCAACATCCTCGTCGGCCTCGTCCGCAAGAGCGGCGGCGAGGCGCGCGTGTTCGGCCACGACGTCGAGACCGACTACCGCGCCGCCCGCGACCGGGTCGGCCTCGCCCCCCAGGAGTTCAACGTCGACCGCTTCTTCCCGATCCGTGAGGTACTCGAACACAAGGCGGGCTACCACGGGATTCCGCGGCCCGAGGCTCGACGACGGGCCGACGAAGCGCTGAAACAGGTCGGCATCTACGAGAAGCGGGACACCCGCTTCGACTGGCTCTCCGGGGGCATGAAGCGCCGGTTCCTCATCGCTCGCGCCCTGGTCACCGATCCCGACCTCCTGATCCTCGACGAACCGACTGCCGGCGTCGACGTCCAACTCCGCCACGACCTCTGGGAGTTGATCACCGACCTCAACGAGGGCGGGACGACGATCCTCCTCACCACCCACTACATCGAGGAGGCCGAACGCCTCTGTGACGAGGTGGCGATCCTCGATCAGGGGCGGGTCGTCACGGTCGCCACGCCGGACGATCTGATGGACCGGGGCACCGACCGCATCACCGTCACCTTCCGCGATCCGATCCGATCGACCCCCGCCATCGCCGCGGGCAACGGACAGGTCGAGGCGGTCGAGGTCCGGGACGGCCGACTCGTCGTCTCCGCGTCCCAAGGCGGTCTCGTCGCACCGGATCTCGTCCGCGAACTCGACGCCGCGGGCTACGAAATTGTCGACCTGGACGTCTCCCGCACCTCGCTCGAAGAGGTGTTCGTCGAATTGACCCGGTCGGACTCGTCGGTCGCCGAGGAGGGGACGGCGTGA
- a CDS encoding AzlC family ABC transporter permease, whose amino-acid sequence MSRLHAPLLAGARASLPLLLGLVPFGLVAGVAAVDAGLSPFQAVGLSVVVFAGASQLAVVDLLGRDASLAVVVLTATIINLRMSMYSASIAPHFADFRRRWRILCAYLLTDMSYALAIAEFTDGGERSGDGDTSDTDSDDPTVDSADPTHRRGYYLGAAVAMWLVWQAATVVGVVVGARIPDRWGVGFAVPLVFLALLVPDLTDRPRVLAALVGGSVAVAGAGWPLNLGLVGGALAGVVAGVVADGRVNA is encoded by the coding sequence ATGTCCCGCCTCCACGCGCCTCTCCTCGCCGGCGCTCGGGCGTCGCTTCCGCTGTTGCTCGGGCTGGTTCCGTTCGGCCTCGTCGCCGGCGTCGCCGCCGTCGACGCCGGACTCTCACCGTTCCAGGCTGTCGGACTCTCGGTCGTCGTCTTCGCCGGCGCTTCCCAACTCGCCGTCGTCGACCTCCTCGGCCGGGACGCCTCGCTCGCCGTCGTGGTCCTCACGGCGACGATCATCAACCTCCGGATGAGCATGTACTCGGCGTCGATCGCGCCACACTTCGCCGACTTCCGCCGGCGGTGGCGGATCCTCTGTGCGTACCTGTTGACGGACATGTCCTACGCGCTGGCCATCGCGGAGTTCACCGACGGCGGGGAGCGGAGCGGGGACGGCGACACGTCCGACACCGACTCAGACGACCCCACGGTCGATTCCGCCGATCCGACACACCGCCGTGGCTACTACCTCGGCGCGGCGGTCGCCATGTGGCTCGTCTGGCAGGCCGCCACCGTCGTCGGCGTCGTCGTCGGCGCGCGGATCCCCGACCGCTGGGGCGTCGGCTTCGCCGTGCCACTGGTCTTTCTCGCCCTACTCGTTCCCGATCTGACCGACCGGCCGCGCGTCCTCGCCGCCCTCGTGGGGGGAAGTGTCGCCGTCGCCGGCGCGGGGTGGCCCCTGAACCTCGGACTCGTCGGCGGCGCACTCGCGGGCGTCGTCGCCGGCGTCGTCGCCGACGGGAGGGTGAACGCGTGA
- a CDS encoding AzlD domain-containing protein, producing the protein MTTTYGPSSVWVVVLAVGFLTFCIRYSFVYLFGRIDGMPPRIEAALRYVPAAVLAALVAPAVVDPGPTVSATLADDRLVAGLVAAAVAWYTEDVFATIGVGMAALWLAGAVL; encoded by the coding sequence GTGACGACGACCTACGGGCCGTCGTCCGTCTGGGTGGTCGTCCTCGCCGTCGGCTTCCTCACCTTCTGTATCCGGTACTCCTTCGTCTACCTGTTCGGCCGTATCGACGGGATGCCACCCCGGATCGAGGCGGCGCTCCGGTACGTCCCCGCGGCGGTTCTGGCGGCGCTGGTGGCGCCGGCCGTCGTCGACCCCGGACCGACGGTTTCGGCGACGCTCGCCGACGACCGCCTCGTCGCGGGCCTCGTCGCCGCGGCCGTGGCGTGGTACACCGAGGACGTGTTCGCCACCATCGGCGTCGGCATGGCGGCGCTGTGGCTCGCCGGAGCGGTGCTGTGA
- a CDS encoding ABC transporter permease gives MSRATVQLRTLVRREILRFVRRPYNTFLPPIITNTLYFAVFGVILGSRIGSIAGVSYIQFVLPGLVVLGAISDAFENASFSIFHGRWNDYIDAVIVTPMSNFNMVASYVIASATRGIVTALLIVGVGLVFTSVPISHPFYLVANVVVITTLFGGLGIVGGLWADDFDYLTVMNQFILRPLVFFGAVFYSLSVLPPLWRQISLLNPMVYMVNGVRYGMIGVTEIDPNTSLAVLSTVTAAVLAVDYLLFKRGYGLTE, from the coding sequence GTGAGCCGAGCGACCGTCCAACTCCGGACGCTGGTGCGCCGGGAGATTCTCCGCTTCGTCAGGCGGCCGTACAACACGTTCCTCCCGCCGATCATCACCAACACGCTGTACTTCGCCGTCTTCGGCGTCATCCTCGGCAGTCGCATCGGCTCCATCGCCGGCGTGAGTTACATCCAGTTCGTCCTGCCGGGACTGGTCGTCCTCGGGGCTATCTCCGATGCCTTCGAGAACGCCTCCTTCTCCATCTTCCACGGCCGGTGGAACGACTACATTGACGCCGTGATCGTCACGCCGATGTCGAATTTCAACATGGTCGCGTCGTACGTGATCGCGAGTGCGACCCGGGGGATCGTCACGGCGTTGCTGATCGTCGGCGTCGGCCTCGTGTTCACGTCCGTTCCCATCTCCCACCCGTTCTACCTGGTCGCGAACGTCGTCGTCATCACCACGCTGTTCGGCGGCCTCGGCATCGTCGGCGGCCTGTGGGCCGACGACTTCGACTACCTCACCGTGATGAACCAGTTCATCCTCCGTCCGCTGGTCTTCTTCGGTGCGGTGTTCTACTCGCTTTCGGTGTTGCCACCGCTCTGGCGGCAGATCTCCCTGCTCAACCCGATGGTGTACATGGTCAACGGCGTCAGATACGGGATGATCGGTGTCACCGAGATCGACCCGAACACCTCGCTCGCCGTCCTCTCGACGGTGACGGCCGCCGTTCTCGCGGTCGACTACCTCCTCTTCAAACGTGGCTACGGGTTGACGGAGTGA
- a CDS encoding phospholipase, protein MTDVHADGPVLTAGTDPAEADAAVVLLHGRGASARSILGMASEFEHAGVAFLAPQADGSEWYPRSFLEPVESNEPNLSGALAKVGATLDRAADAGILPDRTALLGFSQGACLATEYAARNPTRYGGVVALSGGLIGESVDPDRYAGSLDGTPAFFGCSDVDPHIPVERVHESVVTYERLDADVTERIYEGMAHTVNRDEIDVVSDLVAEL, encoded by the coding sequence GTGACCGACGTCCACGCCGACGGCCCGGTACTGACCGCGGGCACCGACCCCGCCGAGGCCGACGCCGCCGTCGTTCTCCTTCACGGACGCGGGGCGAGCGCGCGGAGCATCCTCGGCATGGCGAGCGAGTTCGAGCACGCTGGCGTGGCCTTCCTCGCTCCACAGGCCGACGGCAGCGAGTGGTATCCACGCTCCTTCCTCGAACCCGTCGAGTCGAACGAGCCGAACCTCTCGGGCGCGCTGGCGAAAGTCGGTGCGACACTCGACCGAGCCGCGGACGCCGGTATCCTCCCCGATCGGACGGCGCTGTTGGGGTTCTCGCAGGGGGCCTGTCTCGCGACCGAGTACGCCGCCCGCAACCCGACTCGCTACGGCGGCGTGGTCGCGCTGAGCGGCGGGCTGATCGGCGAGTCGGTCGATCCGGACCGGTACGCCGGATCGCTCGACGGCACGCCCGCCTTCTTCGGGTGTAGCGACGTGGATCCCCACATCCCCGTAGAGCGGGTCCACGAGTCGGTCGTGACCTACGAACGCCTCGACGCCGACGTGACCGAGCGGATCTACGAGGGGATGGCCCACACCGTCAACCGGGACGAGATCGACGTCGTCTCGGACTTGGTCGCGGAGCTGTAG
- a CDS encoding ubiquitin-like small modifier protein 1: protein MDLELRFFATFREAVGQKTLEREFEDGATVGDVLSTLETEYVGMEGQLLDDEGELQPNLNILKNGREVLHMEGPATVMEDGDTLSVFPPVAGG, encoded by the coding sequence ATGGATTTGGAACTGCGGTTCTTCGCGACGTTCCGCGAGGCAGTCGGTCAGAAAACTCTCGAACGTGAGTTCGAGGACGGGGCGACCGTCGGCGACGTTCTCTCGACCCTGGAAACCGAGTACGTCGGCATGGAGGGGCAACTGCTCGACGACGAGGGCGAACTCCAACCGAACCTCAACATCCTGAAAAACGGCCGTGAGGTACTCCACATGGAGGGCCCGGCGACGGTCATGGAGGACGGCGACACGCTCTCGGTGTTCCCGCCGGTGGCGGGTGGATGA
- a CDS encoding S49 family peptidase, with product MSNSPDGFSLTRVQSYALVVAAAVLLSAILAPVAYDRATQPDGRVAVVTVEGMISSNTVTPIQEDLREARENESIDAVVLNVDSPGGGAAASEQLYLSVQRTAQEMPVVATVKSAGASGAYYAMLPADAIYVTPASIVGSVGVRGAAPGPSIPGEIKSGPDKASSTADRRRAQIETLQRAFVGSVMKHRSDDLELSRTEVAHAKVYTGASAVDNGMADEIGSSEDAIQRAADEAGLEDYEVVRKEPPATGGLLLLSTEDGGTVVVEESPVGYDAVDAPTYLMVYGEVETEDEVIGNVSA from the coding sequence ATGTCGAACAGCCCAGACGGTTTCTCGCTGACGCGGGTGCAGTCGTACGCCCTCGTCGTCGCGGCGGCCGTCCTGTTGAGTGCGATCCTCGCGCCGGTCGCCTACGATCGGGCGACCCAACCCGACGGTCGGGTCGCAGTCGTCACGGTCGAGGGGATGATCTCCTCGAACACCGTGACCCCGATCCAGGAGGACCTCCGCGAGGCCCGCGAGAACGAATCGATCGATGCGGTCGTCCTGAACGTCGATAGTCCCGGCGGCGGCGCGGCCGCGAGCGAACAACTCTACCTCTCGGTCCAGCGGACGGCCCAGGAGATGCCGGTCGTCGCGACCGTCAAATCCGCGGGCGCGTCCGGGGCCTACTACGCGATGCTCCCTGCCGACGCCATCTACGTCACGCCGGCCTCCATCGTCGGGAGCGTCGGCGTCCGCGGCGCGGCCCCCGGTCCGTCGATCCCCGGAGAGATCAAGAGCGGCCCGGACAAGGCCAGTTCCACGGCCGACCGGCGTCGCGCCCAGATCGAAACGCTCCAGCGCGCGTTCGTCGGGAGCGTGATGAAACACCGGAGCGACGACCTCGAACTCAGTCGAACCGAGGTGGCACACGCCAAGGTGTACACCGGTGCCAGCGCCGTCGACAACGGGATGGCCGACGAGATCGGCTCCTCCGAAGATGCCATCCAGCGCGCGGCCGACGAAGCCGGCCTCGAGGACTACGAGGTTGTCCGCAAGGAACCGCCGGCGACCGGCGGTCTTCTCCTTCTCAGCACCGAGGACGGGGGGACGGTCGTCGTCGAGGAGAGTCCCGTCGGCTACGACGCGGTCGACGCGCCGACGTATCTGATGGTGTACGGAGAAGTCGAAACCGAAGACGAGGTGATCGGCAATGTCAGCGCCTAA